In the genome of Cydia strobilella chromosome Z, ilCydStro3.1, whole genome shotgun sequence, one region contains:
- the LOC134754933 gene encoding uncharacterized protein LOC134754933: protein MKAFIESVRAQPCLWNPLHPDYREMHMKDEAWQCVVDQNNDPSIPNIHIAKSEWKKLRDNHRDALKRAKLGKNKLLPAQITTWKYAKHMQFLEPHMKYRITEHIDMEPISDSGSKRQRDVSAPSPSTEPSTAALPAKRRCPDRAVDSEPAPSFRKDPDALESFFNCILKSTREMPPWMQTQVKKNIFAVIIDAEEQLSSRQTGSPDQSCEDLPRENKIKCEVITDDY, encoded by the exons ATGAAAGCCTTCATAGAAAGCGTTCGCGCTCAACCCTGTCTTTGGAACCCACTGCACCCTGACTACAGAGAAATGCATATGAAGGACGAAGCCTGGCAATGCGTCGTAGACCAAAACAACGATCCTTCTATCCCTAACA TACACATTGCAAAATCAGAATGGAAGAAACTGCGAGATAACCACCGAGACGCTTTAAAACGGGCCAAGCTAGGAAAGAATAAATTACTTCCAGCTCAGATAACCACTTGGAAGTACGCTAAACACATGCAATTCCTCGAACCACATATGAAGTATCGTATTACGGAGCATATTGACATGGAACCTATAAGTGACAGTGGATCGAAGCGACAGCGAGATGTAAGCGCGCCCTCTCCTAGTACAGAGCCCAGCACGGCAGCGCTGCCTGCCAAGCGGCGGTGCCCCGACCGCGCCGTCGACTCAGAACCCGCACCCAGTTTTCGTAAAGACCCCGATGCTTTAGAATCCTTCTTTAACTGTATTCTCAAAAGTACAAGAGAAATGCCACCTTGGATGCAAACCCAAGTTAAGAAGAATATATTTGCAGTAATAATAGACGCGGAGGAACAGCTATCGTCTCGTCAGACAGGATCGCCCGACCAAAGCTGCGAAGATCTTCCGAGGGAAAATAAGATTAAGTGTGAAGTAATCACTGACGATTACTGA